A single region of the Acipenser ruthenus chromosome 57, fAciRut3.2 maternal haplotype, whole genome shotgun sequence genome encodes:
- the LOC131724868 gene encoding gastrula zinc finger protein XlCGF7.1-like: MEAAHISPELPIRWVVSADRTVEIKEEVTELGCDQANERILQEETPPSSITERAAKGNLTGWTPFPCADCGKRFSRLSDLKKHQRFHTGEKPHQCTECGKSFKQLESLESHQRIHTEDQPYHCAECNKRFSCLSGLKKHQHSHTGKKPHHCMDCGKRFSYLSQLKIHQRSHTGENFHHCTECGRSFTRLESLQSHQRIHTGEKPYHCSECGKRFTQLGGLRSHQRSHTGEKPYHCTECGRSFTRVGSLQSHQRIHTGDKPYHCSECGKSFTYLSSFKIHQRSHQKDQYYQCSECQKSFSHLSSFKRHHEIHTRVKPYP; the protein is encoded by the exons atggaagcagctcacatcagcccagagcttcctattcgatgggttgtttctgcagacaggactgttgagatcaaggaggaagtgactgagctggggtgtgaccaggccaatgagcggatcctgcaggaggaaacgccaccttctagcatcactgagagag CTGCTAAAGGAAATCTCACAGGATGGACTccatttccctgtgctgattgtgggaagagattcagtcgttTATCagaccttaaaaaacaccagcgctttcacacaggagagaaacctcatcagtgcactgagtgtgggaagagtttcaaacaATTAGAAAGTCTTGagtcacaccagcgcattcacacagaagatcaaccttatcactgtgctgaATGTAATAAGAGATTCAGTTGTTTATCAGGCCTTAAAAAACACCAACACAGtcacacaggaaagaaacctcatcactgcatggactgtgggaagagattcagttaTTTATCAcagcttaaaatccaccagcgcagtcacacaggagagaacttccatcactgcactgagtgtggaaGGAGTTTCACACGATTAGAAAGTCTTCAGtcgcaccagcgcattcacacaggagagaaaccttatcactgctctGAGTGTGGGAAAAGATTCACACAGTTAGGAGGTCTTCGATCacaccagcgcagtcacacaggagagaaaccttatcactgcactgagtgtggaaGGAGTTTCACACGAGTAGGAagtcttcaatcacaccagcgcattcacacaggagataaaccTTATCACTGCTCTGAATGTGGCAAGAGTTTCACATATTTAAGTTCCTTTAAAATCCACCAGCGGTCTCACCAAAAAGATCAATATTATCAATGTAGTGAATGTCAGAAAAGTTTCAGTCACTTATCAAGCTTTAAAAGACACCATG